Within the Setaria viridis chromosome 3, Setaria_viridis_v4.0, whole genome shotgun sequence genome, the region CATAAGGCACGCGCTCTCGTGGGCCACCGGCCACTGGAGCTCACTCTCAAGCAGCCAACCCAGGTTCAAGACCTTGTGTTCTTGTTAATTAAAAGCGGGGGCAGTCTGCCCCTTCCGTCTCGTTTTTTTGTCCAGAATAGTGAAGGAATTTCGATTAACTTTGTACAGAACCAGAAGTCTAAATAAACTTGATCAAGATCAAGAACTACTCCTAAAGTTAATCAAATGCATTGGTGCATCAAACCAAAAACTACTGTTCCCGAGAAGTGCACCATTCATAACTAAAAAATTTATAGCAAAAGAAGTAGAAATTTTGGCACATTTCTACAAGATTCCATAATCGTCAACTTAACAGGCAGAATTCAGAAATTAACCTCCACAAGAACAGAGGAAGAGCATCTCCACCAGAAGTCTGACAGAATGCCAAGAAACGAAATCACAAGATCAAATTGATTGGTTCCATAGCCCTGccaacccccacccccaccccaaaTCCATTGCGAGATTGAGAGGGCCAAGACGTCCAGAGCTCACCTTAGAAGGACCTGGAAGGACTTGGGGCCTCGGCCTGGGCGGGATGGCCTCAGCGACCACCCAATGCATCATCGGCGGGCTCTGGTCGTCGTAGTCCAGTGCCGCGACTCCAGGCCACCGGCTGGCAATCGCGGTGAGGACGCTGTTGGAGACGTGGCGCATAAGGACGTCTTCCCCGCCCTCTGTGGCCCTAAAGATCTCCCAGAGGGTGAAGGCGTCCACAACCTCCGTCGATTCGCAGGGTCTCACGTGGACGAAGCGGTTGCGGAGGTCGTGCTGGGACCGCTTGAACTTGGCGGCGAGGTACCGCCCGTTGACGGCGCTGTGGAGGCGTACGTAGGTGGTGCCGTCATGCTCGTGGCAGTGCGCCACCCACTCGGTGCTCAGAAGTGCACGGCTCCACCTCCCGCGGAGGGAGACACTAGTCCCGTCCTTGTCCAGGTGGAGGTACTGGTTGGTGGCGCGGTTCCGCAGCCGCAGGTGCATTCCCTCGGGGAAGGCCTCCATGGCGGATTGGTGGCCGCGTTCGCGGTTCTTGGTGCTCCCCTGCGGTACGGTAACGAGAGAACAGAGAGCAGGTTCGGTTCGTTGAGACGGTTACCTTTGGAGccgaggcggggggggggggggggggggggggggggggggggagggaaaGCTCATCATGTGCCACCTTCCAGGTCGGTCAATTTTCAGGGCCCGCTAGAGCCAGCAGTTTATGGGCCAGGCCGAGATTAGGGCCCGTGGGCTGTGGGCCCTTTCTTGCACACCGCCGTGCCCGAAACCACGCTGCTCCACCGGCTCCCAGCACCGGGGCGCCGCGGCTCCATGCGGGCACCCTCCAACCCCACCCAGCCTccccccgtcgccgcgcccacAATCTCCAGTCCGTCGCCGCGCCCACAATCTCCAACCCTCCATCGACCGCATCGTCCACCACCTCCGAGGCTCTGACGACGATGAGCCCTCCGCTTCCATGGCCACCACTCCGCCCAGCCACCGAGCGCCTCGGTGACCTGCTCAACCACAGCTGGGGGCGGCCCGACCTCCCAATCGCCGCTCGGGAGACAGCGGCGCGGAGGGAAGAGGATGGGGCCAAGATCGAGGAGGTTGGAGCCTTGAAGGAGGGAGGCCGCGGAGGCTTTGCTTGGCGAGTTAGCGTGCAACGACTGTtgttggcggcgggcggcgtggacTGGAAAGGAGTGGGGCAATGTGCCACGGCCCACGGTGTCACTGCGATAAAAAAGGAATTTCTttggaaataaataaaaagggagCCCGCGGCCCATGGTACACGCGGTACAAGCGGTAGCGGGTAGCCGCAGGCCGTCGCGCCcgcgcgtggcggcggccgccgccgctagccgGCCGCCTGCCGAGGAGAcccgcaccgccgctgccgcgggcGGCCGCCCGCCAGGGGGCCCGACCCCACGCCGTCCTCGCAGGCAGTTTTGCGAGGTGAGAAAGggggaagagggggaggaggaggtggagatcCTCGCTGCCGCCGTCCTTCCGGCAGCCCGCTCGGGCAGCGGCGAGGCGGGGTAGGGGGTGgggcgcggccggtggcggcaccGGATGGAGAGCTGCCCGTGTTGCCCGCCTGGGAGCGACGCGGGGGCTGGCTTTCTGGTTGGAATGTGTTATACAAGTTTGGTATCATTAGATTTGTATTCGACAACACTTTCATACGATGTGAACTTCATAAACACCATCATTATTATCGCATATGAGATATTAATGGTCAAATTATGACGTTGGAGACCGCAAAGGGTCAAACCACGATGACTTTACATGAGAATTCTCAAACAACAACGAAGTATATCATATATTCATATGCTAGAATGCGGATTACATAGCTTCAGCATGGAAAAACCAAGCCGGACGTCCCTGGCACTCCGTTTTCTTTTCCATGGATTCCCAGGAGACCTGCACCTGCTCCTGGCACACCGTTTTATTACCTTGTGTCTGCATGGCCGCAATCTTTGGCGACATAGGTGTGATCATCCCATTTCTCATGTTGAACACACCGCAATCGCGAAAAAGGATCTTTATCGTAATATCCCCAATCATAGTCAGACAGGAAGTAGATACAATCCTCCTGAGCCCCACATTCAGAAGCAAGGAGAGACTTAGAGTGTGTGCCAACAAAGAGTGCTTGTCCTCCCAAAGTATTGTCAGGTCTCCATTGACCACAAGGATTAGTTAAGTCTGCTTCGAAGACGTCAAATGAAACGGTACAAGGCCGTCTGGATCTTTCACAACCTCGCACAGTGGACGGGACTCTAGTCAGTCGCCTTATTTGCAACAACCTACCACCAGATTCAGCAAGATATCTCCAACATGTATAGTTATAGCTCTTACTCTTAGGAAAGGATTGCGACTCATTACTGATGCAGCCAGCTATGCGTTTCATAGATTGGATTCTGGGCTGACCTTCGTCGCTCGAATCAATATCAAGGACGAAGAGTTTATTGCTCCGCGAGATCGCGTACAGCTTCCCGTCGAAGAACGCAACGTCGGTTATGCTCTCACGAGGCACCCAAAATGATGTAGTAGTAGTCGCGGCCTGCCCAACAGAGATTGTACTATCACCATCGGATGAGAAGAGTACAGCGAAAAGGGAATCCGGTGATAGGTGCCCGGACGACGGCAGCACCAGCTTAAAGAGCGCCGTCATAACCCGTCTTCGCACGCGGGCAAAAGAGTCTATCCGGGGAAGCTGCACAACATCCTTGGAGAAAGGGTTCACGAGTGAGCAGATGCCATCGATCTTGTGCTGGAGGAAGAGCCAGTTGCCCACGGAGCCATGGCAGTGATGGTCACAATCTGCTACTACAGGCGGCGGCATACGGTGAATTTCACCGGCCGGAAGGCTGACAAAGGTCGCATCGTGGAGGGCTACCCACGGGAGCGGAGGGGGCAGCAGGGGCTCCTCCAGCCGGGCAACGCGGCGCCACCAGTGGCAGACTGCACGAAGCCGGACACGATCGGCTAGGGAGGGTAGCCTTCTGAGGACAAGGCCCAGAAGTTCTGGCTGGAGGTCTGCCCATGGCGCGGATCGTTTGGCCCTGCTGGCTGTCATCATTGACTGCAAGACGACTAAGATGAACGAGTCGGGTTGGAGACGGCCGGCGTGTTGGAGGGCAAGGGCCGGGGAGGAAGTTATTTATAACCGTTGATACGACGGGGGACTCGAGTCCGACGCTGAAGGAGAACAATGAAAGCATTTACATAAGAACCGGCCTTCTCCGACTGTAACGCTGTATGAGTACGACTCGGTTTGCTTGCTCGCTATTTGCAATCGGATCCGGCTTCGATACAGCTTGACCGAGATGCTTTATGCGGTGGAAGTGGAACAACACGAGTCCACGAGCGTGTGATCCTGcttcctgcaggctgcagccgcATATATAGTATCGGTCAGCCTAGTTGTAATCTGATTCTTAAATTCTGGAAATATTTAACTATTCGTAAGGTAGCTAAACAAACAAAGCAATAAAATTGCCATTTTCATGACGGGGCGAGCCACCTCCTCGTGCTCATCGTCCATGGAAAATGACCACGCTGCCCTtgctatcttcttcctctctgaTTTTCTCCCATTGCCCTTCCATTGCTCCTCCTCGGacgaggacaaggacgccggcAGCATTGGCGCCCTCCCGTGGCCGCCCCCCTCGAtatccttcctcctcctcaccgcgGGGCCGCCGTCCTGCGGGGCCTGCCAGCGCGGGACGGACGACGTGCGCGGGCCGCGCGGCTGCGGAGCGTCGTTCTTGGCCGGCTGTCGTTTAGCAATGCTAATAAGAGATTGACCCCAAAACGCAATTTGAACATGCATGACATCGCGGTCCTGCAGTCAAATCGAAGTGGTAATtaataatcatcatcaactgtGTCAACTGGAAAGCAACAGGACGGAGTCCAATCTGCCGCACAAGCCTTACTTCTTTGTAGTACTCCCAACAGAGCTTGCTATTTGATTCTTAACCCTCGAATAACATCCACGGTCAATTGGATTGCGCGGGCGCATCAAAACTAGATGGGGAAtaaaaattaaagaaagaattctttcaaaaaaaaattaaagaaacaaagTCCAGGCAGCCGGCCCACCCAAACGGCATGACCGGCGGGCGTGGCTCCTGTCTGGCAGCGACGCGGCGATCTGCTTGtcctccgccaccgctcctGGTGCTAGTGTTTTTGGGTGGGATTGATTGACCGAGTTGCAGTGACAACGAAGAGGATGACGAGAGGTTGAAGATAAAACTTACAGGTGGGTCCCACGTGTCAATGGTAGGAGAGGGGGGATGAGATGGCTAACCTGATGAGGGCAGGGCTGCGTGGTCATTTTTCATGGATGATCCGTGGTATGAGGAGGTGGCTTGCCACGCCAGCAAAAGTGGTAATTTATTGCTTCGTTTGTTCAGTGATAGCaaatatgtactccctccgtataggaaaagaaagtcgttttggacaagatttggtcaaacattgggaatataaatcatgaataacttttaagttgttgagtttggaaatgtgaaagccatataaatagattttttttgaaaaatacttttataaaaatatacatatatcacttttggataaatatttttataaaaacaaggagtcaaagtaatgctttggagatcgtgtcgctgtccaaaacaactttcttttcctatacggagggagtaagtgCATTCGTAAGGATAGCAAATAGttaaggccccgttttcttccactgacttatttttagcacccatcacatcgaatgtttagatactaattaggagtattaaacgtagactatttacaaaacccattacataagacgaatctaaacggcgagacgaatctattaagcctaattagtccatgatttgacaatgtgttgctacagtaaatatttgctaatgttggattaattaggcttaatagattcgtctcgccgtttagattcatcttatgtaatgggttttgtaaatagtctacgtttaatactcctaattagtatctaaacattcgatgtgacacgtgctaaaaataagtcagtggaagaaaacgcccccttagttcccaatttgggagtagcaaaattggcattttatcataaatgcgcaactgtagcgtttcgtttgtatttgtgaattattatccaaatattgactaattaggctcaaaagattcatctcgcaaagtacaacaaaactgtgcaattagtttttaatttcatctacatttagtacttcatgcatataccgcaagtttgatgtgatggggaatcttctttttgcatagtgtcaaagttgggagtttagAGGAAACTAATCATGGCCTAGCTACACTAGATCCCTGCAGGCTGCTCGACGGTCGGCCTGCTGCAGTCTCgatgtatgttttttttaaaaggaaatGTTTCCTACTTCTGGCAACCACGTGTAGTCAAATTTTACAACATTCTCAGCTTAAAAGttgatgaaaaaaagaaaaatatatgcaTATTAAAGGGAATAAATCAAAAGCAGagtttatttttttctccattCATTCCTGGTGAAGATATCCAAAGTGACAATCTCCAACGCTTTGCTTGCTGAATAGATAGTTTCCCTTGATTTCTCACATTGCAATAGAGACCAAAATCGCAATCAATATACTCCCGACGAAATTATTACGCGTACACCAAATAGCCCACATAAGAGCTGCGACCCCACGAAAATTagtaatttttctttctttcttatgcCCGTTAACTAGTTTTGAAGCATATGAGATACTGATTTAGGTGGAGTTAATTTAGTAGCTATATGAACAATCCTCCAAATAGTTTTAGCATGCTGACAGTCAAAAAAGAGATGTTTGATTGTTTCATGACAATTACATAAATAATATTTTTGACTCCCAGACCATCGTCGCTTTGCTAAATTGTCCTTTGTTAAAATCACATATCGCTGGAGGTACCAAAAGAAAATCTTGATTTTTAGCGGAATCTTCAGCTTCCATATGAATTTATTGATGAAGGGGTACCCTGGTTTAAAAGATATTGATTCATAGATCATACCGTAAAATAGCCGTGACTACATAGGTCCTAGGTAAAAATGTCCCTCCCATTAGAAAGCCGATAAATAGCAATTTTAGCTACTAAGTTACGCCAAGTTACTAGTTTATCCCCAACTAATGCTCTTGGAAAAGAGATATTTAACGGCATTTGATTTATCACATTTGCCACTATTTCATGGGATTATGGATAATATTATACAATCCAGAAAATTGTTCTCTCAAAGGTTTAGAGCTCACCCAAGTGTCCTCCCAAAATCTGTTTTGTGACCCTTCTTTTATCTTGAAGGTCCCACCTTCCAGAAAATCTTCCCTGACTTTTAACAGACCTTTCCAAAAATGTGAGTCTCTTAGTTTGATTTGAACATTAGACAAACACTTTGAACCTAGATATTATTCTTAAGTAAGGTCCGCCAATTGCCGTCTTCGTTAAGTAATTTAAACAACCATTTGCTGAAAAGGTATTTATTTTTAATCCAGAGGTTTGTTATTCCCAAACCGCCTTAATCTTTGGGGCGACACAAGATATTCCATTTGGCTAGCCGGTATTTTTGTTTATCATTATTACCTTGCTAGAAGAATCTAGATCGATAAAAGTCCAATCTTTTAAGGACACCTTTAGGGATTTCAAAGAACGACATCGTGAATATGGGAAGGCTAATTAGAACTGAATTCAATAAAGTCAGCTGTCCGCCGTAAGATAAGTGTTTGACTTTCCAAGTACTTAGTTTGTTCTTAAATCTGTCCTCGATTACACTCCAatttgcactacaaagtttATGGTGGTGCATCAGGATACCTAAGTACCTGAAAGGGTATGGCCCTAGGGCACAGGCAAAACAAATCAGTATATTCTTGCTCATACTAATTAGCCTCTTCGTAACAAAAGTTCTAACTCTTATGGAAGTTAATTTTTAGTCCTGATAATTGTTCGAAGACACAGAGCAGTAGCTTCATATTTTTAGCCTGCTCCAAATCATCATATTGTAAAATAGACAATCCATCTTCCACAAGGTAAGGTATCACAATATTAATTTGTCCATCCTCCTTTGCCCTACTGATTAAAATAGAGAGCATGTCTGCCACAATGTTAAAAAGGATGGGCGACATGGGGTCTCCTTGTTTGAGGCCTTTTTTTGGAAGTAGTATCCAATGTCATCATTAATTTTGATGCGGACACTTCCTCCTgtaataaaattttgaatccaTGTACGCCACCGCCGGCAGAACCCCTTTATTTAGAGTGTATGTGGTAGAAATGACCATTTTACCTTATCATAGGCCTTTTCAAAGTCAATTTTGAGAATCAATCCATTAAGTTTTTTTGGTGTGAAGTTCATGAATAGTTTTGTGCAATATCACTACTGTgatgaccgaccccaaatctctcgagttaatcttaatccgagtccctaatcctcTATCTCAGCTTTTCCCGAGTacaagtgctcaacctccagtccggtcccgacccctgagatccgacccctctttACCGTTTCCCCAGTTttgaccctgccgaccccaaaagCCACACCGCCGgatcttctaagtcttcccacaacgcctcccttcaatctgagcagtggaccagccgagactgaccggtggactcacaaaatctttcccccagatctcccgcgacagacgcactcgagtagctgCCCGCCTCAGAGTTTCTCCGCTGCGTGGCTCGTTTCTTCCGACACCCGCTGCTCCGCCTTGTCGctggccgcgaccggatggatatccgcgccccttccccaatcacagcggaagccctctgcaaccctttctgcagcacctcgctgcccgcgcccatcatcaccccgccggaccccctccccccggctacgaagcccgatgcctcccgcctTTTCCACTGCCCCTCCACAGTGGCGCCGTCCGGACTGCGCTACGCGTcgattcctccgtcgccaatccagaccccggccgcgacagtccctttcccgccttgtcagagcagcgccccgacagtctgttgcttcgcgctcgcccacgcgaccgcagcccgcctgtcttctcacctgtgcgccctcgcttctagcgccgttcccccggtcacttccatcagatccaccgcacgacgacgcccgcctccgccaaatctcaaccaccggcaaaacctgatgaggacaccacgagtacatctacaccagcagcacctcaggcgcctccagttgctcctccacctcaggcgcctacagttgctcatccagttgggccaatcactcgagcccgtgcgagagaattaaacttcatcatgctgttaaggaacgaaggcccatcggaataagaagatggcccaacagggcagcccaggtggggcgcctagggttgggcgccgtgaccccttcggactccaggggctgcgccccctttatttagtctgAGTCCTtgttgtttacgacttgagttttgttttacatctagctttagctactcttgaatacgcgcaaatacgcgctgtccttgttgattcagaactccaccttcgagtgatatttagattgctcgcctctttttcttgttcgttgttcgattgcggacaggaatcgatcttcgtgatcaggctgatctcgcaccggcgaggttggtaaccatcgggtgttggttcagcgattgcattggcgcttcgggttcgctcgtcgtagtcggatcgtgagagtctacttccaccaagtcgaatttatctccactcaccgaaagatcgggcactccgactctatcaagtggtatcagctttccaggttgatcggtgagttttaccgagtgtttttcccttcctacagtccacaaaaaccaaaagaaatttttttcaggttagatccttgtcccagcaaccgtttagcctcgcacattctttcaataagtgtctttgttgaatttgtgtgcctactcgttcaattgttgctggttacttgtgtttaatctcttgtttctcgtttttcctctaaccctagttttcgccgccgccgccgttccgctgctcgccaaccctaccacgccacgcccaccgccccccttcgcgacaaccgcaccgcgccatcccacccctccgatcgccccctcccctatccaaaaaaaaagaaagatagaaagcaatcagaaaaaaaaggagagtgcaaaaaaaaaaggaaagaagcaaaaacaaaaaaaaatagtccaacagggagaaggaaggtgatccggttttgtttcggtggaaactccttgagcgcgccgtgaacccccctgggtcacgaccctccggggcaactcggtaacccccccccccccacgcataccacgCCCTTCCCCACGCATCCCGTGCCAGCTTGTCATATCCATatccctctttctttttttttaccggaatacccctgtactttcggaaaaaatgtgtgccgcaatttgatatttgagatcctctgtgttcatattatcagttttggggcaccctctgtgaaaaaaaaatagaaataaaaaaagagaggtgcgccctctccacctttgcctctgttctttcgatttcccctgttaccagcaactcttgttacgtgtttggcactatatttcaactttgcattattgtttgattgtgctaatccttcatttgagtgcagccttcccagaactccacatagctctacgacgagcatattttgtttctccaggcaatcgctcctccaatctttcgcgagttccaccggttggttgcagttcgcccctgtgtgcgtggtaagaacggataagaatttgataacagcactagtgtgagcgtcctgtgagccgttacacccctgttttgtcgtcgcttttgttcttgtatttgcgctaaccatggcagatgatgtcgacacgggggctaaccagctgcagggcatacgggcacaagttgaagggcttgtcaccgacattcagacgattcatgaacggctggactcgacgatctcctcgacgaccgagcggtgtgatcagctcgaccttgcacagacggccgctaaggccacactcgactcagttgtggcaagattCGATGCactgcacacaacagtcgcagagttacagcagggttatggtggtgactcggaccaggacgatggcgaccgccgaggccgtgcccgccgcgtgccacgccgtcccagtggtaatgattccttttccaagattaaatttaagattccaccttttaatggcaaatatgatcctgctgcatatcttgattgggaattagaagttgaacagaaattttcatgccatgatattcttgctaattctcaagttaaagctgctattagtgaatttactgattttgctttaatttggtggcgtgaatataaacacaaacatcccaataccattccaaccacttgggagcaattaaaaactgctatgcgccacagatttgtgccttcttattatgcccgcgatttgcttaataaaatgcaacgttttcagcaaggttccaaatctgttgaggaatatttccaggaattacaaataggcatgattcattgtgggttattggaggaaaacgacgctgctatggcacgttttcgtggtggtttgaaccgcgaaattcaggatatacttgattataaggactacacagatatgacaacattatttgaatatgcttccaaagctgaacgtgaagtgcagggacgccgctcgaagacatattctaactcttttgcaggaagaagctcgacatccaactccgcacccgctctccctgcgctacccacgcccaccactacaccgcgcgagcgaacggccaaacctgccagcgctgccccttccacaggcgccgcccctcccacaggccgtacacgggatattcagtgtcatcgttgcaaaggatttggccatgtgattcgggactgtccgaacaagcgcactttgcttcttcgtgacgatggtgagtactcttccgctagtgattctgaagatactcgacatgcgatgcttgccactgaccatgcagctatggaggtacatgtcaacccgggcgacgccgataggtatgaaagtcttgttgtgcagcgtgttcttagtacacaggtcgccccgtccgagaagaatcagcgacacactcttttccataccaagggcgttgtgcaggagcggtcgattcgcatcatcatcgacagcggcagctgcaacaatttggcgagtaccacgctggttgaaaagttgtctttacccacttgtaagcatccacatccatatcacattcaatggcttaatgatggtgggaaaattagaattactcgatcagtccgtgttcctttctccatgggtgcttattctgattttgtcgattgtgatgttattcctaTGGAAggatgctctctgttacttgggcgaccttggcaatatgatactgatagcttgcatcatggtcgttcaaatcactattctttcatgtttaagggtcagaaaataattatacatccaatgacacctgaacaaattcttaaagatgatcttgctagagctgctaaaactgctaaacaacttgaaccatcgacatctcttaattctgaaatcaagttgaatgctcctgttttgcttgccacacgtgctgattttgatgagttacgcgatgctcctttgccatgctatgcccttatatgctctagtgtgctcgtttcacttgatgatgcaccatctttggatattccccctgcggttgctaacattttgcaggagtacgctgatgtctttccaaaagatttgccaccaggactcccaccacttcgtggcattgagcaccagatcgacctcattcccggcgcacagcttccgaaccgcgcaccgtaccgtacaaatccggatgagacgaaagaaatccagcgccaggtacaggcgttgcttgacaagggttatattcgtgagtctcttagcccttgctccgttcccgtgttacttgttccaaagaaagatggctcatggcgtatgtgtgtagactgtcgtgctattaataacattaccattcgctaccgacaccctataccacgccttgatgatatgctagatgagcttagtggtgccattattttcactaagattgatttgcgtagtggctaccatcagattcgcatgaagttaggtgatgaatggaaaacggcttttaaaacgaaatttgggttatatgaatggttggttatgccatttggtttgactaatgcgcccagcacatttatgcgtttgatgaataaagttctgaggcccttcataggattgtttgtagttgtctattttgatgatatcctcatttacagcaagtctatggaagagcatttagaacatttgcgtgttgtttttgatgcgttgcgtgcagcccatttatttgctaaccttgaaaaatgcatgttttgcacacaacgtgtctcgtttcttggctatgttgttactccacagggcattgaggtggacagcagcaagattgatgccattcgggagtggcctaccccgacgacggtcacacaaattcgaagctttcttggccttgcaggtttctaccgccggtttgttcgtgattttagctccattgcagcgcctctacatgagcttacaaagaaggatgttccctttgcttggagtgattcgcaagaggttgcgttcagcaccttgaaagataagttaaccaatgctcctctcttgcagttgcctgattttactaaagtgtttgagcttgaatgcgatgctagcggtattgggctaggtgctgttttgttacaagaaggaaaactggttgcttactttagcgagaaattaagtggtgcta harbors:
- the LOC117846847 gene encoding uncharacterized protein — translated: MTASRAKRSAPWADLQPELLGLVLRRLPSLADRVRLRAVCHWWRRVARLEEPLLPPPLPWVALHDATFVSLPAGEIHRMPPPVVADCDHHCHGSVGNWLFLQHKIDGICSLVNPFSKDVVQLPRIDSFARVRRRVMTALFKLVLPSSGHLSPDSLFAVLFSSDGDSTISVGQAATTTTSFWVPRESITDVAFFDGKLYAISRSNKLFVLDIDSSDEGQPRIQSMKRIAGCISNESQSFPKSKSYNYTCWRYLAESGGRLLQIRRLTRVPSTVRGCERSRRPCTVSFDVFEADLTNPCGQWRPDNTLGGQALFVGTHSKSLLASECGAQEDCIYFLSDYDWGYYDKDPFSRLRCVQHEKWDDHTYVAKDCGHADTR